From a single Couchioplanes caeruleus genomic region:
- a CDS encoding APC family permease — translation MSPRPAPLVFFALATATPLTIVSAAVPGAYAGGGPLALPLLFAGLGLLLLAGIPGYARMARRLPHAGALSGFVARGLGRPFGVGAGWLALLSYNALQIGLYGVVGAVAAPLVRAPWWTVALACWAVVAVSGLVRVEVTAWALTVLVLAEIAVICGYAVANLLDPPGGQLSTAALDPAYLGVSRPVLGLLLVAGALAFVGFETTAAYSEEVRPHRRIGRAAALTVLVLTLLYAVASWAMTVAVGPDRIAARAAGRGPELMFDLAAARFVPGAVTAGRIVLVTGLLAAMLALHHTVVRYIVGLARERVLPAGLSRVRPASLTQSLTAGLVIAGGVLTGLGPVVPLGQRLALGGGLGVLLLLTMASLATLLFLNRNPEGEGFVRRFLSPGVSTVVFGALSYLAYQHFRELMIVSAAAFVLGVTYALVLRMARPVVYAGIGLGGRAVVVAPPAVPVPHPRLPGAHRPERVNRLAG, via the coding sequence ATGTCTCCGCGACCCGCGCCGCTCGTGTTCTTCGCGCTCGCCACGGCGACCCCGTTGACGATCGTCTCCGCCGCCGTGCCGGGTGCGTACGCCGGCGGCGGCCCGCTCGCCCTCCCGCTGCTCTTCGCCGGTCTGGGCCTCCTGCTGCTCGCGGGCATTCCCGGGTACGCCCGCATGGCCCGCCGTCTGCCACATGCCGGCGCCCTGTCCGGCTTCGTCGCACGCGGGCTCGGCCGCCCCTTCGGCGTCGGGGCGGGATGGCTGGCGCTGCTGTCGTACAACGCCCTGCAGATCGGGCTCTACGGCGTGGTCGGCGCGGTCGCGGCCCCGCTCGTGCGAGCTCCCTGGTGGACGGTGGCGCTGGCGTGCTGGGCCGTCGTGGCCGTCTCCGGGCTGGTGCGCGTCGAGGTGACGGCCTGGGCACTGACGGTGCTCGTGCTCGCCGAGATCGCGGTGATCTGCGGGTACGCCGTCGCGAACCTGCTCGACCCGCCGGGCGGACAACTGAGCACGGCGGCCCTGGACCCGGCGTACCTCGGTGTCTCCCGGCCGGTGCTCGGGCTGTTGCTGGTGGCCGGCGCGCTCGCCTTCGTGGGCTTCGAGACGACGGCCGCGTACAGCGAGGAGGTGCGCCCGCACCGCCGCATCGGCCGGGCGGCGGCGCTCACCGTGCTCGTGCTGACCCTGCTGTACGCCGTCGCCAGCTGGGCGATGACCGTCGCCGTCGGGCCGGACCGGATCGCCGCCCGGGCCGCCGGCCGCGGGCCGGAGCTGATGTTCGACCTGGCCGCCGCGCGCTTCGTGCCGGGCGCCGTCACGGCCGGCCGGATCGTGCTGGTGACCGGGCTGCTCGCCGCCATGCTGGCGCTGCACCACACGGTCGTCCGGTACATCGTCGGGCTGGCCCGGGAGCGGGTGCTGCCCGCGGGTCTGTCCCGGGTGCGTCCCGCGTCGCTGACCCAGAGCCTCACCGCCGGCCTGGTCATCGCCGGCGGGGTGCTGACCGGTCTCGGGCCGGTCGTGCCGCTCGGCCAGCGGCTCGCGCTCGGCGGCGGGCTCGGCGTCCTCCTGCTGCTGACCATGGCGTCGCTGGCCACGCTGCTCTTCCTCAACCGCAACCCGGAGGGGGAGGGGTTCGTGCGCCGGTTCCTGTCGCCCGGGGTGTCGACCGTCGTGTTCGGAGCGCTCAGCTATCTGGCGTACCAGCACTTCCGGGAGCTGATGATCGTGTCGGCCGCGGCGTTCGTGCTGGGGGTGACGTACGCGCTCGTCCTGCGCATGGCACGCCCGGTCGTGTACGCCGGCATCGGGCTGGGCGGCCGGGCGGTCGTGGTGGCCCCGCCGGCCGTGCCGGTGCCGCACCCCCGGCTGCCCGGGGCGCACCGGCCGGAACGGGTCAATCGGCTGGCCGGTTGA
- a CDS encoding carbohydrate ABC transporter permease — protein sequence MTTLAAPAKRRLATSVWGVVAWVAGIIFVFPVIWMVLTSFKQEQDAASNPPTWVFTPTLDQYAAVFDRNITPFLLNSLMASVFSTLFVIVLATPAAYALSLRPVAKWTDVLFFFISTKMMPAVAALLPVYLLVKNLGMLDNVWTMVILYTSMNLPLAVWMMRSFLLEVPREVLEAGEVDGAGLLTSIRKIILPIVSPGLAATALICFIFAWNEFFLAVNLTATNAGTSPIFLVGFISSEGLFLARLCAAATLLSLPVLIAGWLAQNKLVRGLSMGAVK from the coding sequence ATGACCACGCTCGCCGCGCCCGCGAAGCGCCGGCTGGCCACCTCCGTCTGGGGTGTCGTGGCCTGGGTCGCGGGGATCATCTTCGTGTTCCCGGTGATCTGGATGGTGCTGACCAGCTTCAAACAGGAGCAGGACGCCGCCAGCAACCCGCCGACCTGGGTGTTCACCCCGACGCTCGACCAGTACGCCGCGGTCTTCGACCGCAACATCACGCCGTTCCTGCTGAACTCGCTGATGGCCAGCGTCTTCTCCACGCTGTTCGTGATCGTGCTGGCCACGCCGGCGGCGTACGCGTTGTCGCTGCGCCCGGTCGCGAAGTGGACCGACGTGCTGTTCTTCTTCATCTCCACCAAGATGATGCCGGCAGTCGCCGCGCTGCTGCCGGTGTATCTGCTGGTCAAGAACCTCGGCATGCTGGACAACGTGTGGACGATGGTCATCCTCTACACGTCGATGAACCTGCCGCTTGCGGTCTGGATGATGCGCTCGTTCCTGCTCGAGGTGCCGCGCGAGGTGCTGGAGGCGGGCGAGGTGGACGGCGCCGGCCTGCTCACCTCGATCCGGAAGATCATCCTTCCGATCGTCTCACCGGGCCTCGCCGCGACGGCGCTGATCTGCTTCATCTTCGCGTGGAACGAGTTCTTCCTCGCGGTGAACCTGACCGCGACGAACGCGGGTACCTCGCCGATCTTCCTGGTCGGCTTCATCTCCTCCGAGGGCCTGTTCCTCGCCCGGCTCTGCGCCGCGGCGACGCTGCTCTCGCTGCCGGTGCTGATCGCCGGTTGGCTGGCGCAGAACAAGCTGGTCCGAGGTCTGTCGATGGGAGCGGTGAAGTGA
- a CDS encoding acetylserotonin O-methyltransferase, whose protein sequence is MPLSGSLPAPSAAELEAGRNAEALFQMLTGHWVSQTVRTLAELRIVDHVLAGADTAGAVAEREGSDPGTTYRLMRGGVALGLLSFLPGGRFAVTPLGGLLQEGAPGSLREAALFQNGNGSWQSWATLPAAVRAGRTRVESALGTDMFTYLGAHPDEGQTFARAMSNMTGLVIEDTVTLLDLGGARRVVDVGGANGALVLGLMRANPGIEGLLLDLPEVVDGARQAAEKEGLADRFTAVAGDFFEAVPPADYFLVKWILHDWSDDDCVRILSSYRSAARPGARALVVEGLIGGGDQPGSLALLDLNMLTMSEGRERTLDEFDALFAASGWRRTGVSPTRSLYSLIELEAV, encoded by the coding sequence ATGCCGCTGTCCGGGTCCCTGCCGGCGCCGAGCGCCGCGGAGCTTGAAGCCGGCCGGAACGCCGAAGCCCTGTTCCAGATGCTCACCGGTCACTGGGTGTCGCAGACGGTCCGCACCCTGGCCGAGTTGCGCATCGTCGACCACGTGCTCGCCGGCGCGGACACCGCCGGCGCCGTCGCCGAGCGGGAGGGCAGCGATCCCGGCACCACGTACCGGCTGATGCGGGGCGGTGTGGCGCTCGGGTTGCTGTCCTTCCTTCCCGGCGGCCGCTTCGCGGTCACCCCGCTGGGCGGCCTGCTGCAGGAGGGGGCACCGGGCTCGCTGCGGGAGGCGGCGCTGTTCCAGAACGGGAACGGGAGCTGGCAGTCGTGGGCGACGCTGCCCGCGGCCGTCCGGGCCGGGCGGACCCGGGTGGAGTCGGCCCTGGGCACCGACATGTTCACGTACCTCGGCGCGCATCCCGACGAGGGCCAGACCTTCGCCCGGGCGATGTCGAACATGACGGGCCTGGTCATCGAGGACACGGTCACGCTGCTCGACCTCGGCGGCGCCCGCCGGGTCGTGGACGTCGGCGGGGCCAACGGCGCGCTGGTGCTGGGCCTGATGCGGGCGAACCCCGGCATCGAGGGGCTGCTCCTCGACCTGCCCGAGGTGGTCGACGGCGCGCGGCAGGCGGCCGAGAAGGAAGGGCTGGCCGACCGTTTCACCGCGGTCGCCGGGGACTTCTTCGAGGCGGTGCCGCCGGCCGACTACTTCCTCGTCAAGTGGATCCTGCACGACTGGTCCGACGACGACTGCGTACGCATCCTGTCGAGCTACCGGAGCGCCGCACGGCCCGGCGCCCGCGCCCTGGTGGTCGAGGGCCTGATCGGGGGCGGCGACCAGCCCGGTTCGCTCGCGCTGCTGGACCTCAACATGCTCACCATGAGCGAGGGCCGGGAGCGGACGCTGGACGAGTTCGACGCGCTGTTCGCGGCGTCGGGGTGGCGCCGGACCGGGGTCAGCCCGACCCGGTCGCTGTACAGCCTCATCGAGCTCGAAGCGGTCTGA
- a CDS encoding carbohydrate ABC transporter permease, with translation MAPVKGGAKERWVRRAPLLPALIFAIVVTQVPFLVTIYLSTLDWNALRPGDRPFVGVDNYVTVLTDTRLRSALLNTVLLTAGAVIFSMILGLALAVLLDRKFVGRSVVRTLLITPFLVMPIAAALLWKHAIYNPAYGLINGLFGGSTDWISSYPKAAVITTLVWQWTPFMMLILLAGLQSQSEEVLEAARVDGANAWQIFVRMTLPHLRQYLELGALLGSIYLVNTFDAVFSITQGGPGSATTNLPYEIYLTTFRKFEYGEASAAGVIVVILTIIVATFALRVISSLFRMEESR, from the coding sequence GTGGCGCCCGTGAAGGGCGGCGCCAAGGAGCGCTGGGTCCGCCGGGCGCCGCTGCTGCCCGCCCTGATCTTCGCCATCGTCGTGACCCAGGTGCCGTTCCTGGTCACCATCTACTTGTCCACGCTGGACTGGAACGCCCTGCGTCCGGGTGACCGCCCGTTCGTGGGCGTGGACAACTACGTCACCGTGCTGACCGACACGCGGCTGCGGTCGGCGCTGCTCAACACGGTGCTGCTGACCGCCGGCGCGGTGATCTTCTCGATGATCCTCGGGCTGGCCCTGGCCGTCCTGCTGGACCGCAAGTTCGTCGGCCGGTCGGTGGTCCGCACGCTGCTGATCACGCCGTTCCTGGTGATGCCGATCGCCGCCGCGCTGCTGTGGAAGCACGCGATCTACAACCCGGCGTACGGCCTCATCAACGGCCTCTTCGGCGGCTCGACGGACTGGATCTCGTCGTACCCGAAGGCGGCGGTCATCACCACGCTGGTGTGGCAGTGGACGCCGTTCATGATGCTGATCCTGCTCGCCGGGCTGCAGTCGCAGAGCGAGGAGGTGCTGGAGGCGGCCCGCGTCGACGGCGCCAACGCGTGGCAGATCTTCGTCAGGATGACGCTGCCGCACCTGCGCCAGTACCTGGAGCTGGGCGCGCTGCTCGGCTCGATCTACCTGGTCAACACGTTCGACGCGGTCTTCAGCATCACCCAGGGCGGCCCCGGGTCGGCGACCACGAACCTGCCGTACGAGATCTACCTGACCACGTTCCGCAAGTTCGAGTACGGCGAGGCGTCGGCGGCCGGCGTGATCGTGGTGATCCTGACGATCATCGTGGCCACGTTCGCCCTGCGCGTCATCTCGAGCCTGTTCCGGATGGAGGAGAGCCGATGA
- a CDS encoding ABC transporter substrate-binding protein — translation MQKPGKKLSILIAGATAGALALSGCSGAGGSSGSGDSADNTITALMVGNPQMEDIQKLTADNFTKQTGITVKFTILPENELRDKVTQDVANQGGQYDVATVGAYEVPIWAKNGWLHELSTQAGADPKYDSADLIKPMVQSLTGDDGKMYAAPFYGESSFLMYNKEMFEAKGLTMPEKPTWAQVADFAQKLNDKNKGVAGICLRGLPGWGELFAPLTTVVNTYGGTWFEKDWTPKVNSPEFKEATNFYVNLVKQYGESGAPQAGFTECLNTFGQGKAAMWYDATSAAGTLEDPKASKVAGKVGYAYAPVNKTEYSGWLWTWAWAMPKTTKKADAAWKFISWATSKDYEQLVGKNLGWSRVPSGKRTSTYSIPEYKESAKAFADVTLGSIEHANPQNPGVQPRPALGVQFVGIPEFADLGTKVSQEVSAAIAGSSSVDKALTDGQKLAEDVAKNYK, via the coding sequence GTGCAGAAACCAGGTAAGAAGCTCTCGATACTGATTGCGGGAGCCACCGCGGGAGCGCTGGCTCTCTCCGGGTGCTCCGGCGCCGGCGGGTCGTCCGGCAGCGGCGATTCGGCGGACAACACCATCACCGCGCTGATGGTCGGCAACCCGCAGATGGAGGACATCCAGAAGCTGACCGCCGACAACTTCACCAAGCAGACGGGCATCACGGTGAAGTTCACGATCCTCCCGGAGAACGAGCTGCGCGACAAGGTCACCCAGGACGTCGCCAACCAGGGCGGGCAGTACGACGTCGCGACGGTGGGCGCGTACGAGGTGCCGATCTGGGCCAAGAACGGCTGGCTGCACGAGCTGTCGACGCAGGCCGGCGCGGACCCGAAGTACGACTCCGCCGACCTGATCAAGCCGATGGTCCAGTCGCTGACCGGCGACGACGGCAAGATGTATGCGGCGCCCTTCTACGGCGAGTCGTCGTTCCTCATGTACAACAAGGAGATGTTCGAGGCCAAGGGCCTCACGATGCCGGAGAAGCCGACCTGGGCCCAGGTCGCCGACTTCGCGCAGAAGCTCAACGACAAGAACAAGGGCGTGGCCGGCATCTGCCTGCGCGGCCTGCCGGGCTGGGGTGAGCTCTTCGCCCCGCTGACCACCGTGGTGAACACGTACGGCGGCACCTGGTTCGAGAAGGACTGGACGCCGAAGGTCAACTCGCCCGAGTTCAAGGAGGCCACGAACTTCTACGTCAACCTCGTCAAGCAGTACGGCGAGTCGGGCGCCCCGCAGGCCGGCTTCACCGAGTGCCTGAACACCTTCGGCCAGGGCAAGGCCGCCATGTGGTACGACGCCACCTCGGCCGCCGGCACGCTCGAGGACCCGAAGGCCTCCAAGGTCGCGGGCAAGGTCGGCTACGCGTACGCGCCGGTGAACAAGACCGAGTACTCGGGCTGGCTGTGGACGTGGGCGTGGGCCATGCCGAAGACCACCAAGAAGGCCGACGCCGCCTGGAAGTTCATCTCCTGGGCCACCAGCAAGGACTACGAGCAGCTCGTCGGCAAGAACCTCGGCTGGTCCCGGGTGCCCTCCGGCAAGCGCACCTCGACGTACTCGATCCCGGAGTACAAGGAGTCGGCGAAGGCGTTCGCGGACGTGACCCTCGGCTCCATCGAGCATGCCAACCCGCAGAACCCCGGCGTGCAGCCGCGGCCGGCGCTGGGCGTGCAGTTCGTCGGCATCCCGGAGTTCGCCGACCTGGGCACGAAGGTGTCGCAGGAGGTCAGCGCGGCGATCGCCGGCAGCAGCTCGGTCGACAAGGCCCTGACGGACGGTCAGAAGCTCGCCGAGGACGTGGCGAAGAACTACAAGTAG
- a CDS encoding putative bifunctional diguanylate cyclase/phosphodiesterase has protein sequence MGMLATRQLTAFLSAVADRPDGPAAQYAAVECAARALGAGFAVLTIDSGVVASVGLAAEHVPVAALKEIAAGHRGDLELGDTRYAVAYAPVDGPEPGLLVLGRAGDAFSDEEVCLLRGMARVLELSLQTLHVMAAQRLQAEENGRLTATLHERQRFFDHLTGVQRLIARRAPLQHILDSITTSAADLLGVEMASLNLLERDDPSVGTMVSSVGFAPDILPRMHRVPLPSAGVAGLAVMGDELVMVEDYENCPIAIPEVVRSHMKAVMAVPVHENGTVMGCLTVGTYTAPREWDKPAQDILRAFAEHVSLALTDAQTLEAMNQAFHDSLTGLASRALFLTRLERAFIAASEAGAGVAVLFVDLDRFKVVNDSLGHAAGDQLLVGVAERITACLRSADTAARLGGDEFAVLLPMAYGGDEAVPVAERILEALREPFDLAGKETFVSCSIGLAYQPAAGVEDAQELMVQADLAMYQAKKHGKDRLEIFEPAMQASFQAGLQLEADLRRAVVRHEFQLRYQPIVHLRTGEIIGLEALVRWQHPERGIIPPLDFIPLAEETGMIVPIGEWVLREACRQVAAWNARRGEGHALSVSVNMSAVQLDQPDLPAIVSSALETSGLPASCLVVELTESLLVDHRTSTLRQLEQIKDLGVRLAIDDFGTGYSSLAYLRRFPVDIIKIDKSFVDDVGDEPAAAALTLGIIQLGQALSLSTVAEGIEDAGQLSELTDGNCELGQGYYFAEPLTETAMDDLLFGGRA, from the coding sequence ATGGGCATGCTCGCAACCCGGCAACTGACGGCGTTCCTCTCCGCGGTCGCCGACCGACCGGACGGACCCGCGGCGCAGTACGCAGCCGTGGAGTGCGCCGCGCGTGCCCTCGGCGCGGGCTTCGCCGTGCTGACCATCGACTCCGGCGTGGTCGCCTCCGTCGGGCTGGCCGCCGAGCACGTACCCGTCGCCGCCCTCAAGGAGATCGCCGCCGGCCACCGCGGCGACCTCGAGCTCGGCGACACCAGGTACGCCGTCGCGTACGCGCCCGTCGACGGCCCGGAGCCCGGGCTGCTGGTGCTCGGCCGGGCCGGCGACGCCTTCTCCGACGAGGAGGTCTGCCTGCTGCGGGGCATGGCCCGGGTGCTCGAGCTGAGCCTGCAGACCCTGCACGTCATGGCGGCCCAACGCCTGCAGGCCGAGGAGAACGGGCGCCTCACCGCCACGCTGCACGAGCGGCAGCGGTTCTTCGACCACCTCACCGGCGTCCAGCGCCTGATCGCCCGGCGGGCGCCCCTGCAGCACATCCTCGACTCCATCACCACCTCCGCCGCGGACCTGCTCGGCGTCGAGATGGCCTCGCTCAACCTGCTGGAACGCGACGACCCCTCGGTCGGGACGATGGTCTCCAGCGTCGGCTTCGCGCCCGACATCCTGCCCCGCATGCACCGCGTACCGCTGCCGTCGGCCGGCGTCGCGGGGCTCGCGGTGATGGGCGACGAGCTGGTCATGGTCGAGGACTACGAGAACTGCCCGATCGCGATCCCCGAGGTCGTCCGCTCGCACATGAAGGCCGTCATGGCGGTGCCGGTGCACGAGAACGGCACGGTCATGGGCTGCCTCACCGTCGGCACGTACACCGCGCCGCGCGAGTGGGACAAGCCGGCGCAGGACATCCTGCGCGCGTTCGCCGAGCACGTCAGCCTGGCGCTGACCGACGCGCAGACGCTCGAGGCGATGAACCAGGCGTTCCACGACTCGCTCACCGGGCTCGCCAGCCGGGCGCTGTTCCTCACCCGCCTCGAGCGGGCCTTCATCGCCGCGTCCGAGGCCGGCGCCGGCGTCGCCGTGCTCTTCGTCGACCTCGACCGGTTCAAGGTCGTCAACGACTCCCTCGGTCACGCGGCCGGCGACCAGCTGCTCGTCGGCGTGGCCGAGCGGATCACCGCCTGCCTGCGGTCCGCCGACACCGCGGCGCGGCTGGGCGGCGACGAGTTCGCCGTGCTGCTGCCGATGGCGTACGGCGGGGACGAGGCCGTACCGGTGGCCGAGCGGATCCTCGAGGCCCTGCGCGAGCCGTTCGACCTGGCCGGCAAGGAGACGTTCGTCAGCTGCAGCATCGGGCTCGCGTACCAGCCGGCCGCGGGGGTCGAGGACGCGCAGGAGCTGATGGTGCAGGCGGACCTCGCCATGTACCAGGCCAAGAAGCACGGCAAGGACCGCCTGGAGATCTTCGAGCCGGCGATGCAGGCGTCCTTCCAGGCCGGCCTGCAGCTGGAGGCGGACCTGCGGCGGGCGGTCGTACGCCACGAGTTCCAGCTGCGCTACCAGCCGATCGTGCACCTGCGGACCGGCGAGATCATCGGCCTCGAGGCGCTCGTACGCTGGCAGCACCCCGAGCGCGGCATCATCCCGCCGCTCGACTTCATCCCGCTCGCCGAGGAGACCGGGATGATCGTCCCGATCGGCGAATGGGTGCTGCGCGAGGCCTGCCGCCAGGTCGCCGCCTGGAACGCCCGGCGCGGCGAGGGCCACGCGCTGAGCGTCAGCGTCAACATGTCCGCGGTCCAGCTCGACCAGCCGGACCTGCCGGCGATCGTCTCCTCGGCCCTCGAGACCAGCGGCCTGCCGGCGAGCTGCCTGGTGGTGGAGCTGACCGAGTCACTGCTCGTCGACCACCGCACGTCGACGCTGCGCCAGCTCGAGCAGATCAAGGATCTGGGCGTCCGGCTCGCGATCGACGACTTCGGCACCGGCTACTCGTCGCTGGCGTACCTGCGCCGCTTCCCGGTCGACATCATCAAGATCGACAAGAGCTTCGTGGACGACGTCGGCGACGAGCCCGCCGCCGCGGCGCTGACCCTCGGCATCATCCAGCTCGGGCAGGCCCTGAGCCTGTCCACCGTGGCCGAGGGCATCGAGGACGCCGGCCAGCTGAGCGAGCTGACGGACGGCAACTGCGAGCTCGGGCAGGGCTACTACTTCGCGGAGCCGCTGACCGAGACGGCCATGGACGACCTGCTCTTCGGCGGCCGCGCGTAG
- a CDS encoding helix-turn-helix domain-containing protein, with product MTHVRQPAAAVNPHKVEQWAAVLAASESIVHVDRPGGPADVLDPALERHSLGAFGPPGGEPGPGRRPAGPMDPLDTIGMMVIETENAVAAYGHETFPVTAGDVVFWDGGVPLTLDPGEDVRRRVLLFPRASVVRLCPRYEILLGRPLTGHGALISTLFEVVDLLRPRLGDMAGAVRHAAANLLVQLFSGMDPEPAGPDGRPHGERLLEEIVRYVDDHLGEPDLRPARIAAAHSISIRTLYSLFADLGSPVSTYIRQRRLSRSYRDVTRADGEPIGVIARRWGFANAAQFSRLFRERYGIPPSRLRGDQEPGPHEGRLPSYARPPKSRSSMAVSVSGSAK from the coding sequence GTGACTCACGTCCGGCAGCCCGCCGCGGCCGTCAACCCGCACAAGGTCGAGCAGTGGGCGGCCGTGCTGGCCGCCTCGGAGTCGATCGTGCACGTCGACCGGCCGGGCGGGCCCGCCGACGTGCTCGATCCCGCGCTGGAGCGGCACAGCCTGGGCGCGTTCGGCCCGCCCGGCGGTGAGCCCGGTCCCGGGCGCCGACCGGCCGGCCCGATGGACCCCCTCGACACCATCGGCATGATGGTGATCGAGACCGAGAATGCCGTCGCGGCGTACGGGCACGAGACGTTCCCCGTCACGGCGGGCGACGTCGTGTTCTGGGACGGCGGCGTGCCGTTGACGCTCGACCCCGGCGAGGACGTGCGACGCCGGGTGCTGCTGTTCCCCCGGGCCTCGGTCGTCCGGTTGTGCCCGAGGTACGAGATCCTGCTGGGCCGGCCGCTGACCGGCCACGGCGCGCTGATCAGCACCCTGTTCGAAGTCGTGGATCTGCTGCGACCGCGGCTGGGTGACATGGCCGGCGCGGTACGCCACGCCGCCGCGAACCTGCTGGTGCAGCTGTTCTCCGGGATGGATCCGGAGCCCGCGGGACCCGACGGCAGGCCGCACGGCGAGCGTCTGCTGGAGGAGATCGTCCGGTACGTCGACGACCACCTCGGCGAGCCCGACCTGCGCCCGGCCCGGATCGCCGCGGCGCACAGCATCTCGATCCGGACCCTGTATTCGCTCTTCGCCGACCTGGGTTCGCCGGTCAGCACCTACATCCGGCAGCGCCGGCTCAGCCGCAGCTACCGCGATGTGACCCGGGCCGACGGCGAGCCGATCGGCGTGATCGCCCGGCGCTGGGGGTTCGCGAACGCCGCCCAGTTCAGCCGGCTGTTCCGCGAGCGGTACGGCATCCCGCCGAGCCGCCTCCGCGGCGACCAGGAGCCGGGCCCGCACGAGGGCCGGCTGCCGTCCTACGCGCGGCCGCCGAAGAGCAGGTCGTCCATGGCCGTCTCGGTCAGCGGCTCCGCGAAGTAG
- a CDS encoding zinc-dependent alcohol dehydrogenase family protein — protein sequence MKAAVVVTPGTIEIQEVPDPAPGPTDVVVRPAAVGICGTDLHIMDGEFAPAFPIIPGHEFAGEIVAVGAEVTGYAAGDQVAVDPSLYCGHCYYCKRARGNQCENWNAIGVSKSGGAAEYVLAPMANLFKLPAHLAAKDAALIEPLSCAVRGFDVLPRTMADTFLIYGSGTMGLMMMELAKRAGAASVSMVDLNPARLETARRLGCSAAVTSADELDAPRGWDVVIDCTGVPAAIKDGLGRVGRGGTFLQFGVSAYDARVEIEPYEIYRREITITGSMAVLHSFDRAGELMASGLLDPEVFVSHRFPLASYAEALEQFRAGVGRKILIEP from the coding sequence GTGAAGGCAGCCGTCGTGGTCACGCCGGGCACGATCGAGATCCAGGAGGTGCCGGACCCGGCGCCCGGCCCCACCGACGTCGTGGTCCGCCCGGCAGCGGTGGGCATCTGCGGCACCGACCTGCACATCATGGACGGCGAGTTCGCGCCGGCCTTCCCGATCATCCCCGGGCACGAGTTCGCCGGCGAGATCGTGGCGGTGGGCGCCGAGGTCACCGGGTACGCGGCCGGTGACCAGGTCGCGGTCGATCCCTCGCTGTACTGCGGGCACTGCTACTACTGCAAGCGCGCCCGCGGCAACCAGTGCGAGAACTGGAACGCGATCGGCGTCTCCAAGTCCGGCGGGGCGGCGGAGTACGTCCTCGCCCCGATGGCCAACCTGTTCAAGCTGCCGGCGCACCTCGCGGCGAAGGACGCGGCGCTGATCGAGCCGCTGTCGTGTGCCGTACGCGGCTTCGACGTGCTGCCCCGGACCATGGCCGACACGTTCCTCATCTACGGCTCGGGCACGATGGGCCTGATGATGATGGAGCTGGCCAAGCGGGCCGGCGCGGCCTCGGTGTCGATGGTGGACCTGAACCCGGCCCGGCTGGAGACGGCGAGACGGCTGGGGTGCTCCGCCGCGGTGACGAGCGCCGACGAGCTCGACGCCCCACGCGGGTGGGACGTCGTCATCGACTGCACCGGGGTGCCGGCCGCCATCAAGGACGGTCTCGGTCGGGTCGGTCGCGGTGGGACGTTCCTGCAGTTCGGGGTGTCCGCGTACGACGCCCGGGTGGAGATCGAGCCGTACGAGATCTACCGGCGCGAGATCACGATCACCGGCTCGATGGCCGTGCTGCACAGCTTCGACCGGGCCGGCGAGCTGATGGCGTCCGGGCTGCTCGACCCGGAGGTGTTCGTCAGCCACCGCTTCCCGCTGGCGTCGTACGCCGAGGCGCTGGAGCAGTTCCGGGCGGGCGTCGGCCGCAAGATCCTGATCGAGCCCTGA
- a CDS encoding DeoR/GlpR family DNA-binding transcription regulator has translation MNAEERQHQIVALARRQGEVDVAKLAAELAVSAETIRRDLRLLEKHGLLRRTHGGAYPVETAKFETDLAIRTTRGVPEKRRIAAAAAALLGDAETIFIDEGFTPQLIAEALPTDRPLTIVTASLNTAAWLSTNTPVTVLLLGGRVRGRTLATVDHWASTMLAGFVIDLAFVGANGISREVGLTTPDPAVADVKAQAVRAARRRIFAGLHTKFGVRTFCRFAEVSDFESLVTDTGLPASEAHRYSRLGPQVIRV, from the coding sequence TTGAATGCGGAGGAGCGGCAGCATCAGATCGTCGCCCTGGCGCGGCGCCAAGGAGAGGTCGACGTCGCGAAACTCGCCGCCGAACTCGCCGTCTCCGCGGAAACCATTCGCCGTGATCTGAGGCTGCTGGAAAAGCACGGTCTGCTGCGGCGCACGCACGGCGGCGCCTATCCGGTGGAAACCGCGAAATTCGAGACCGATCTCGCCATCCGTACCACCCGTGGGGTTCCGGAGAAGCGGCGCATCGCCGCCGCGGCCGCCGCCCTGCTGGGCGACGCCGAGACCATCTTCATCGACGAGGGCTTCACGCCGCAGCTGATCGCCGAGGCGCTGCCCACCGACCGGCCGCTGACCATCGTGACCGCCTCGCTCAACACCGCGGCCTGGCTGTCCACCAACACCCCGGTCACCGTGCTGCTGCTGGGCGGGCGGGTCCGCGGCCGCACGCTGGCCACGGTCGACCACTGGGCCAGCACCATGCTCGCGGGCTTCGTCATCGACCTGGCCTTCGTCGGCGCCAACGGCATCTCCCGGGAGGTCGGCCTGACCACCCCGGACCCGGCCGTCGCCGACGTGAAGGCCCAGGCGGTGCGGGCCGCCCGCCGGCGCATTTTCGCCGGCCTGCACACGAAATTCGGCGTACGGACGTTCTGCCGTTTCGCCGAGGTATCCGATTTCGAGTCCCTGGTCACGGACACCGGTCTGCCGGCGTCCGAGGCGCACCGCTATTCACGACTCGGTCCCCAAGTCATCCGGGTCTGA